The Desulfovulcanus ferrireducens genomic interval TGTCCCGGACAACTTTACTCTATCCAAAAGTTCGGGCCTTAAGTTTATTGTCTCTTCAAGAGCCTTACGCCTTCTCCACAGAGCGATCTCTTTATGGTTTCCGGATAAAAGCACATCCGGAACCTTATAACCCTGGAATACTTCCGGTCTGGTATAATGTGGATGTTCCAAAAGACCGGTAGCAAAACTCTCGTCAGTAAAAGACTCTTCTTTGCCCATAAAGCCAGGTATGAGGCGGGAAATGGATTCGACCAGACACAGGGCCGCGCTTTCCCCGCCATTCAAGACAAAGTCGCCAACAGACACGGGCTCTAAGTCGTACAAGTTTTCGATTCTGGCATCAATGCCCTCATAACGCCCGCATATAAAGGCAACCTCGCTTTCCAAAGCCAGGCTCTTAGCCATATCCTGGTTAAAGGGTTTTCCCTTGGGCGAAAGGAGAATCTTGCGGCACGTCCTGGGTAGAGTTTCTATGGCCCTGCTCAACGGTTCAAGCATCATGACCATGCCTGGCCCTCCCCCATAAGGACGATCGTCCACGATTCTGTGCCTGTCTTGAGTAAAATCCCTGGGATTTATAAATGAAAAGTTAATAAGCCCTTTATCTTGAGCCTTGGCAAGCAGTCCACATCTCAAAGGGGACTGAAAAAATTCGGGAAAAATAGAAAGAATATAAAAATGCATTTCAAACCAATTCAACCAATATAGATATCCAGCAATCCTTCGGGTGGATTAATGACTATCTTCTTCAGCTCCAGGTCAACTTCCTGAACAAATTCCTCATTTGCAGGAAACAAAACCTCTTTTGCATCTTCGGTCATAATTACCCAGACTTCATTTCCACTGTGGACCTGAACATCTTTTAAAACGCCCAGATAAGCACCGTCTGATAAATAAATCCGGCAGTCCAGCAGTTCATATAGATAGATCTCATCATCCTCCTTTGGAGGAAGATCCTTTTCTCTAACCAGGACTTCAGCCCCCCGCCATTCTTCAGCTTGGCTTCGACCTACAATATTTTCAAAAAAAACAAGCATCTTGTTCTGGTGAGGTCGCCACGAGATGAGCCTGAAGGGCTTAGGCTTCTGTCCCTCCTTTTGCAAGTACAGCCGCGTAATGCCTTCCAAAAAGAAAGGGGAGTCTGCATAACAGGCAATGCAAAGCTCCCCTTTGAGTCCATGCGGCTTCAAAACCTTCCCACACAAAACAAGGTTTTTGGAAGCCATGGGTTATTTTCTTTATTCCAATATTTCCAGAACAGCACGCTTTTGGGCCTTAGTTGAGGCAGCGCCCAGAATGGTGCGCATAGCTCTGGCAGTGCGTCCTTGTTTGCCGATCACCTTACCTAAATCTTCTTTAGCTACCTTGAGTTCAATGACAGAAGTCTGTTCCCCTTCGATTTCAGACACAGATACGGCATCTGGATTGTCCACTAAAGACTTGGCAATGTACTCGATCAAATCCTTCAACATAAGCACCTCCGTTAGCTACAGTTCTAAATTGATTTTCCGGACCTGTTGAAAACAAACGCTGACTTAGCAGCTATCGGCCCCACAACTAGAAACCCACTTTTTTAAGCAAAGAGCGGACAGTGTCAGAGGGCTTGGCCCCCCTTTCCATCCACATCTTAACTTTTTCTTGATCGATTTTGATCTCTGGTGGTTCAGTCATTGGGTTATAGTACCCCAGGTAATCCAAAGCCCGACCATCACGCCTAGTCTCACTGTTCAAAGCCACTATGCGATAAAATGGTCTTTTCTTGGATCCCATTCTCGTCAATCTCAATCTCAAAGCCATTCTTTTCAACCCCCATCTAATTTTTATTGAGTAGTTAAGCGGTAAGCGTCAAGCAGCTAAATATTATTTCTCTATACATTGATTGCACGTTAATCGACAACTCACCCTCTCAACTTCAAATATAAACAAGTTGTCTTTTTGTCCAGAGTTTAAAACTACCTTTTCTTTTTCTTTCTCTTCGCCTTCTTGCGCTTCTTACGCAAAGATGATCCGGTACCAGACCCCAGACGCATGCCCCCTTTTACGCTCTGGCCCATCATTTTCTTCATCATTTTCTGCATCTGCTCAAAATTCTTGAGCAATTGATTTACTTCCTGGACTGATGTCCCACTACCTCTGGCAATTCTTTGCTTACGGCTGGCATTGATTATCTTGGGCTCATGTCGTTCCTCAGGAGTCATGGAATTTATAATGGCCTCCACCCGGGCCAGCTCCTTTTCGGGAACCTTGACATCTTTCAGCTTGTCTCGCAATTTGCCCATGCCAGGAACCAACTTCAGTAACCCCTCTATGGACCCCAGCTTTTTTAAGCGCCGCATCTGGGTTCTAAAATCTTCCAAGTCAAACTGGGATTTTTTTAGCTTTCTTTCCAGCTCCTTGGCTTCGTTGGCATCAATGCTGGACTGGGCTTTCTCAATCAGAGTGAGTATATCGCCCATGCCCAGGATTCGGGAAGCTACCCGATCAGGATGAAAAACTTCCAGATCGCTTAATTTTTCTCCTACGCCAATAAACTTGATTGGCTTCTGCGTGACCGACTTAATGGACAGGGCAGCGCCTCCACGAGCATCGCCCTCCATCTTGGTCAACACAATACCGGTCACGTCCAGAAGCTCATTAAACTTGGCAGCCACATTAACCGCATCCTGACCGGTCATAGCATCGGCCACGAATAAAATCTCATGCGGCTGGCATTCGGACTTTATGGCCACCAGCTCCTGCATTAATTTTTCATCAATGTGCAACCGACCTGCCGTATCCAGCAAAACCACGCTATAAGCATTCTTCTTGGCTTCATCGATGGCCTTGCGGCAGATATCAACCGGGTCCATATCTGGCGTAGATGGATAGGCAGGAACATTAATCTCAGTAGCCAGCTTGTGTAATTGCTCTATGGCCGCAGGCCGATAAACATCCGCAGGAACCAGATACGGAGCGTACTTATTTCGCCGTAAATATAACGATAGCTTGGCCGCTGTTGTTGTTTTACCAGAACCTTGCAGCCCTACAAGCATTATCACAACCGGCGGCTTGGCCTTTAAATTAAGTTCCTCACTCTGCCCGCCTAAAAGGTCAATGAGCTCTTCATGAACAATTTTAACTACCTGCTGCCCTGGCGTAAGGCTCTTTAAAACGTCCTGACCTAAAGCGCGTTCTTTTACTCGCTGAATAAAGTCCTTTACGACCTTATAATTGACATCCGCTTCCAAAAGGGCCAGACGTACTTCCCGCAAGCCCTCCTGGATATTCTTCTCATCCAGACGGCCATGACCTTTTAACTTCTTGAATACCGAGTTTAATCTATCAGAAAGACTATCAAACATAATTATTAAAGCAACTGTAGTTTAAAATGTGCTAAAGCACCTGGCAGGTACATATCATTTCCAAGGCCAGCAACAACATATAATATATAAAAGTTCAGACAGACATCATATTTCTTGCCTGGCAGCAAAAAAAGAAGTCTATCTGAATAAATAAGATAGAGACACAAGTCAATAGCTTTACACTTACAATATCAGCTTAATTCTCACGCCTTGAGCGCTTTTTCTACCGCCGTCCTGATTGCATCTGCGGACCGGGCAATAATATTGTCATCCACGCAAAAAGCAAAACGAACATAGCCAGGATAGCCAAAGCCAGAACCGGGGACAGCCAAAACCTTTTCTTCTATAAGTATGCGTACAAATTCATGATCTTTTTCATGTGGAGCTTTGGGAAAGAAGTAAAATCCGCCTCTGGGCAGAGAAAACTCAAGGCCTGCGTTACTAAGTACCTCGGCCATAACCTTTCGCCGGAGCACATATTTTTCTGTATCCACAAGAGAACCCAGACTCTTTAATATCAGATATTGTCCAATAACCGGCGCATTGACATAGCCAAGTATTCTATTGGTCAAGACAAGGCCGGCTAAGAGATCCTCTTTTTGTTCCATCTGCGGGCAGACAGCAATATACCCCACTCTTTCCCCTGCCAAAGCCAGACTTTTTGAAAAGGAACTCACAATAACGCTATCGGCATACAAAGACAAAATTGAAGGCACTTGAACCTGATCATAGGTAAGAAATCTATAAGGCTCGTCAGAAACAAGAAGTATGGGTCTGCCAAACTGTCTACTCTTAGCCTTTAATATGTCCACCAGGGCTTTTAACTCTTCCTCACTATAGACTTGTCCTGTGGGATTGTTTGGCGAATTGATTAGTACTGCTCTTACTTTTGGCCCAATGGCTGCCTCGAGCCCATCCAAATCAAGCTCAAAGGTCAGCGGTTTACAGGGCACGGTTTTTAAAATCCCTTTGAAATTTTGCACATAAAAACCATATTCTACAAAATAAGGAGCAGGGCAAACTACTTCGTCACCCGGCTCTAATATAGCCCGAAAGAGTGCATTTAACCCACCTGCAGCCCCGCAAGTAACAATAATATCTTGCTCTTCCAGCTCCACCTTTTGTTCTTGACTTAAATATTTAGCCAGGGCCTGCCGTAGCTCTGGCAGACCGGCATTGGGCATGTATCCCAAAGCAAACGGTTTGCTTACCTGCTCAGCTAATTCTTTTAGCCCCTGCGCCACTTCTTGCGGAGGCGGCAAATCCGGATTGCCCAAGCTAAAATCAAAAACATTTTCCGGACCATACTTTTGCTTGAGTTCCCGGCCCTTTTCAAACATCTGCCTTATCCAGGATGATTTTTCCAGATAGGCCTCAACTTGTTTAGACAAAACTTGCATCTTTTTCCCCTTTACTCTCTCAATTTCCATTGCCCATCATGCAGGAGATATCAGAAGGCCTGATTAAATTTATAAAGAGAAATGCGCCCGCAATAAATGCAGGCGCATCCATCCATATCTCTTAGAACGACTGGCTTAATAGAGTAATGGTTTTACAATACATTATTTTATGATTTTCCACTCGCCATTCTGGATCTCGACCATTTCAAAGGCATCTTCGTCCAGGCCATTGTGGTCAGCAGGAGAGAAGTTGAAAATGCCACCGGTACCAACGAAACCAGTGATCTTTTCCAGGTTATTCCTAATGTCTGCGGGCTTAGTCGAATTGCCCATCTCAATAGCCTTCACAATAAGATGGAAAGCATCCCAGGCATGGCCCCCAAAAGTGGAAACAGGTGTATGGAATTTGGATTCATAATCTTGAATATAGGCTTTTAAAACTGGCTTTTGAGGGTTGTCATCAGAAATCTGATCAGCCACTATGAGTCGGCCGGCCGGAAGCATAATGCCTTCGCTGGCCTTGCCTGCAAGCTCTATAAATTTTTTCGAAGCAACACCGTGGCTCATGTAAAGCGGAGTTTTAATGCCAAGCTGAACACGGTTTCTGGCAACAACAGCCGGACCAGGATTAGTACCCCAACAAATAATTGCGTCCGGGTTCTGGCCTTTTATCTTGATAAGCTGGGAAGTCATATCTGTATCTTTAGGGCCATAGACCTCATCGGCCACAAGTTGAAGGCCCATGGCCGGAACCAGTTCTTTAAGGACTGCCCGGCCAGCCTGACCAAAACCATTAGAGACTGTGATAATCGCGATTTTTTTATAACCTTTACTCTTAGCGTGTTTTAAAATCTTGGTTACTGCATGCCGGTCTGACTGCGGAGTCTTAAATACCCATTTTTTTACGGGTTTAACAATTTTCTCTGCAGCTGCACAAGAAACCAGAGGGATACGAGCACGCTCAAATTTATTTACAATGGCCAGGGTATTTCCGGACGTGGTCGGACCAATAACAGCAACCACACGATCTTTTTTGAGCAACTTATCAGCGGCAAGCACACATTTATTAACATCGGTTTCATCGTCATATATTATAAGCTCAACCTTTTTGCCTAAAATACCACCCTGGCTGTTAATCTGCTCCTGAAGCATAAGGGCGGTATTTTTTTCTGGTTCGCCCAGAAAAGAGGCAGGACCGGATGCGGAGAATATCGCTCCCAGCTTAATGACATCTTCGGCAAAACCGTTGACCGTTACAGCCATACAAATAGTCAAAGTCAGATAAAAAATTTTCAGAATTTTCATAAACCCTCCCTTGAAAAGTTTAGACAGACCCTAAGGTCTTGTTTTTGTCTAGTTTACAATTTTAAATTTTGCAGGCACCATTACACTGAATAAGCAACAAAAGCAATGGAAGCTTCACGTTAAACGAGCAAAAACCAGGTAGCCTGTGTGGGCCACCATGCGATCGTCGGGACGCAAACGCTGAGGTACAGGTTTATAGCGACGGACCAGGATCTCCAGAACCTCGATCTCGCCAAATGGCCCTTGCTCAAGGCATTCCAGGAGCTTGCTTACCTGGTTGGTGGTAGGCAAAAGAAAACCAAGTGGTGCACCTGGTTTTAACGCGGAAGGGATATGCTCCAGATAATCCCATGGAGTGCGTACATCCAAAAAAAGAGTATCGACGTTTTCTTGTAAAAATCCTGCGCTAATATCATGATTAAACTGTTCTACCCTGCTTCCAAGACCTGCCCTTGCCAAATTCCGGGCACAGAGTTTAAAAAACTCCTCCCTGCGTTCGTAGGTGTAGACTTTGCCCTGTTCGCCCACAAACCAGGCCAGGGCTGTAGTCAATGCCCCCGACCCGGACCCGGCCTCAATGACCTTACTGCCCGGACCTATTCCCAGTTTAATTATAATATATCCAATTTCTTTAGGATAAATTATTTGCGTCTGTCTTTTGATCGATTTGATCAAATCATAAAGGGTTGGTTTCAATACAAGGTAGGGGCGGCCCAAATGGGTGGGCACTGTTTGTCCAAATCCTGCCTGCAAAACTTTTTTAAACTCTAGTTGTCCATCATGGGTGTGCAACACATCATCTGGATGGGCAAGCTTAAAGTAACGCTTGCCCTTGGGACTGACTAACATTACCAGTTGACCGGGCTTGAGCATAAATCCTCCATATTTGGTTAAACAACTTGAGAAAATTTAATCTAACTCAACTTACTCAACTACTCAACTACTCACCCACTCAACCAAAAACAAAGGAGAGTAAAAGATGCGCTTCAAATATATCTTTGGTCCGGTTTTATCTTCTCGTTTGGGAAAATCCCTGGGTGTTGACCTGCTAGGGAATAAAATTTGTAATTTTGACTGCCTATATTGTGAGGTAGGTAAAACCGAGGTCCATACAACAAAACGAGCACGCTACGTGCCCAAAGAAAAAATATTTACAGAACTGAAAGAATGGTTAGAACTTGACCTGCCTGAACCTGACTTTATCACTTTGGGAGGACAAGGAGAGCCCTGCTTAAACCTGGAATTAGGAGAAATAATCCGAGGCATTAAACTCATAGCTCCAAAGATTCCGGTAGCAGTTTTGACCAACGGTACGCTCCTTGGTGATGCCCATGTCAGAAAAGAAATAAGCCTGGCCGATGTAGTCTTGCCTTCGCTGGATACTGTTGTTGAAACCGAATTTAAAAAACTGAATCGCCCTTGTTCGGGTGTAAGTTTAAAAAAAATCATAGCCGGACTTTTAACCTGGAGAAGGGAATTTAACGGTAAAGTTTTTTTAGAAATCCTTCTAATTCCCGGTATAAATGATAGCCTGCAGAATTTAGAGGGTTTACAAAAATTTTGTTTACAGTTTAAAGCAGACAGAGTGGACGTTGTCGGCATGACCAGGCCCGGGGCATACATCAAAGATTGTCTCTTAAGTAAAAGCGCTATAAACAAGTGGCAAAAGGTTCTAGGTGCAACCACCGAGCCAGCACAAAAAATTGAAGGCCAAAAGATTAAAGTCCGGGCGGATGAAGACATAATTCTGGCCTCCCTTACAAGAAGACCACAAACAAAAAAAGACCTGGCCCTGGCGTTGAGTATGGGGGAGGAAGAACTCAGCGAAATTTTAACCAGATTGGAAAACAAAGGAATTGTGACAAAAAATTATGACAGCAAGAATACAAAAGAATTTTACACAGTTGATAAGAGGTAAAAATGCCTAGTAAACAAAGAAAAAGAAAAATGTTTATCAGTGTTTTGCCAGGAGAGCAGATTGAAGTGGCCCTGGCTGAAGATGGCCGTCTACAGGAATATTATGTGGAAATGTTGCATCAATCCAAGACCAAGGGCAATATTTACAAAGGAAAAATCCACAACATTGATCCGGCACTGCAGGCAGCGTTCATTAATTACGGGGGCCCAAAAAATGGTTTCCTGCAAGTGGATGAAGTCCATCCCGAATATTATCACTCGGACATCAAACCATTAAAAGGCCATAAATACCCCCCTCTGCAAAGGGTGCTAAGGCCTGGACAGGAAATCCTGGTTCAGGTGGTCAAGGAGCCAACCGGAAACAAAGGAGCTTTTTTAACAACTTACCTGTCTCTGCCCGGAAGGTATTTTGTTCTCACCCCTGGTCGGGAACAACTTGGAATTTCTAGAAAAATTACCAATGAGAAAGAAAGAGAAAGGCTGCGCAAGATTGTCGAAGAATTCAAACTGGAGACGGGTTTAGGGGTTATTGTACGCACAGCCAGCGAAGGTCAGAGTAAGGCCAGCCTGTCCAGGGATTTACAATTCCTGAAGCGGCTGTGGAAAGAGGTCCGCAAGCGAGGTGTTTCAGAATCCGCTCCGGCCTTGATTTATGAAGAGAAGGACTTGGCCTTTCGGGCAATCCGAGACTATCTGACCCAGGATGTGGCAGAAGTATGGGTCGACCATGAAGAAACTGCTGAGCAGGTGCGCGAATTTGTCTCCCTGATTTTTCCCAGACGCAAAAAAATGGTCAAATTCCATTCTGATACTGGAAAAACCCTGCTGGAGAGGTTTAACTTAGAAGGTCAACTAGCCCAGATTTATTCTCGTGAGGTGGAGCTACCCTGCGGAGCCAGGTTGGTCTTTGATCAGACCGAGGCCTTGATGGCCGTAGATATCAATTCCGGGAAAATCGCGGGAGAAAAAAATTTCAAGGAGATGGCCTTCAAGGCAAATTTAGAGGCAGCTGAAGAAATACCTCATCAACTAAGACTTCGTGATGTGGGAGGACAGATAGTTATTGATTTCATCGAAATGAAAGACAAAAAATACATAAGAGAAGTGGAAAAAACTTTAAGAGCCGGCCTGAAGTCAGACAAGGCACGCACAGAAATGAATCCCATGTCCAGGTTTGGATTGGTTCAATTGGTCCGGCAGCGTCTGGGAATATCGGCCTTGTCCGTAACCATGCAAAACTGTCCGCACTGCCAGGGGACAGGTATGGTCAGGAATTTGGAATGGCAAGCTCAGCAAGCCTTAAAGGAAATTTATCGTGGCCTGCGCCGTAAAAATTGCCCCGAACCTTTTGAGTTCAAAGCAGATCCTGAATTGGCCCTGTACTTATTGAACCACAAACGGGATAAACTCCGGGACTGGGAAATCAAGTTCGAGCGACACGTTCACATCGTGCCTCAGAAGCTAAGTTAGGCAACTACTGATGGACAAAAAAAGGGTTCTTCTTCATATTTGCTGTGGCCCTTGCGCCATTTATCCATTAACCTGGCTAAAAAAACAGGGGTATGAAGTCGTTGGCCTTTATTACAATCCCAATATTCATCCCTTGCAGGAATATGTACGGCGCAAGCAGGCACTGCAGGAGGTGGCAGCCAGATTGGAGGTCAAAGTCATCTTCAAAGACGAGGATTATGACCCTGGTCTTTATCTGCGGCAGGTAGTATTCAGGGAGGAGAACCGCTGCTTTTACTGTTATCAGATGCGCCTGGAGCGGGCAGCGGCCATCGCAAAGCGAGGGAACTTTGATTATTTTACAACCACTTTACTCTATAGCAAGTTCCAAAAACACGATCAGATCGCCGGTTTGGGCCGTGACCTGGCTGGAAGCGGCAAGGTTCAGTTTTTATATGTTGATTTTCGTCAGGGGTGGAAACAAGGAATTAAGATTTCAAAAGAATGGAAAATTTATCGGCAGCAATATTGCGGTTGTATCTACAGTGAGTTTGAACGGTATAAAAAATTACTGACAGGTCAGTAGTTACGAAACATAAAATGCTCCTCTATGTTCATTTTCCTTTTTGCCGGAAAAAATGTAATTATTGTGCCTTTTTTTCCCAGAAACTTGTGCCGGAGATGGTCCAGATTTACCTGACCAGCCTGAAAAATGAGATTGTATTCTGGTCCAATGAATTTAATTTTCCGGCTATCTCCAGTATCTATTTTGGCGGCGGCACTCCTTCTCTTTTATCTTCAGAAATTCTTGACCGGATTATTAATTGGATCAACAAATACTTTCACCTGGCTCCTGCCTTGGAATTTACTTTAGAGGCAAACCCAGAATCCCTTGATAAAAAAGAGAAGGTTTCAGCCCTAAGAAAAATTGGCGTAAATCGAATCAGTCTTGGGATACAAAGTCTAAATGATGAAGACCTGAATTTCTTGGGTCGGGTACACACGGCCAAGCAGGCACACACTTCTTTCAGGCTTCTACGTGAAGCAGGCTTTGCCAATATCAGCCTGGATTTTATCTGGGGCCTGCCAGGACAGACATTACCCAAATGGCTTGGCATGTTAAAAAAAGTGGTTAAATTAAAACCAGAACATATATCCTGCTATGCCCTTACCATTGAACCCGGGACAAAACTAGCTCAAATAAAAGATAAACTCACCCTGCCTGATGAAAATGAACAGGGTAAAATGTATGTTTATGGGGGGGAACTTCTGGAAAGCGAAGGATACCTTCAATATGAAATCTCCAATTTTGCTCGAATAGGTTATTCATGTAGACACAACCAAGGTTACTGGGATGGACAGGACTTTTTAGGCCTGGGTCCTTCGGCAGTCTCTACCATAAAAGACAAACGCTGGCAGAACCCGGCTAACATCAAGGATTATCAAAAGCTGGTAGAGCAAAAGTATAAAGGTCTTGAATATGAGTTTTTGGATGAGAAGAAGAAAACCAATGAACTGGTTATGCTCTCCTTGCGCACCAGCAAGGGACTAAAACTTAAAACATATCGACGATTGACTGGAAAAAATTTTGTCCAAGAATATGCAACTCTGGTAAATCTGCTGCATAAAAACCATCTGATAAGACTTTGCAATGGTTATTTACGCTTGACCAAGACCGGAATGCTGGTCAGCGATACCATTATTGAACGATTTATGGAGGAGGCTTAAAGAATAAGGTTAAAAAAGCCTGTGGCCGAACCTGTTATCAACTCAATTTCCATTGTTCATTCCTGTCTTGGTTTCTTTCATGCTGGTACAAAGACTTGAACCCATCTAAAACTTGCTTGCGGACAGAGCATAATGGGATATTTTGGGTAAACAAATATTCTTTTAATTATAGCTGAGTTGAGCCATTTTCACTCAATGGGTGAGATTGCCACGGACAGCTTCGCTGCCCTCGCAATGACGAACTCGCTCCTGTCATTGCGAGTGGAACAAAGTGTAGCGAAGCAATCTCAAAGTTTGAACTGCAAAAAAAATCGCTCAATTTAAACTGTCGATAGTTATGTCAGTATCGCAAAGTATTTAGCCCATTCATCCCGATGCTCTGTTTTTCCGCAAGCTTCATTAAGATTGGGTTACCCAAGCCGTTTGTAATGCATTTCAGAAACCAAGACTTTCATTCAGCGGTTAAAATAGGAGGGTTCGGGCACAGGCTAAAAAGGAGAAAAGATATGGGCGAGTGGTCTGAAATAGGTAAACTTTTAATCGTCTTTGGCCTGATTCTAATCGGAATAGGCCTCTTTTTACTCTTTGGCGATAAACTGCCTCTAAAATTAGGCCACCTACCTGGAGATATTGTCTATGAACGGGGGAATTTTAAATTTTACTTTCCCTGGGTGACCTGTCTAGTCATAAGTATTATTTTGACTCTGATCTTTTCTCTTTGGCGCAGATGAAGAAGGTAGTTGAGAAGTTGGGAAGATAAGAAGACAGGCCAATCCGTAGTTGCAAAGCTAGTTTTTTCGCCATTACGGCCAAATCTTCATTCAAGCTGCATACTTGCCTAACTTCTTAACCTCTTATCTTCTCAACTTCCTTCCTTAAATTCTATTCAACGCCCTCTTCATCCTCCTAATAGTCCGTTCTTTCCCCAGAACTTCCATAGTCTCGAAGAGACCGGGACTGGCAGTCCTGCCGGTGATGGCCACCCGAATGGGTTGGGCTATGACCTTAAATTTTATGTTAGCATCTTCCAGGTATTTTGCCAAAATATTTTCCAGCTCTTGCCGATCAAAGGTTTCAGCCTGCTCCAAACGCCTGATGATCTCCTGAAGGTGGTTTCTGGCCTCATCTGACAGGAATTTTTGCACTGCTTTTGCGTCATACTGGAGCTGATCATCGGCAACCAAAAAGAACTCTGCCTGGTCGGCCATTTCCATAATCGTTTTAGCCCTGGGCTGAAGCAGGGGCACAATCTTTTCCAGGTAGGTCAAGTCTAAGTCTGAGTGACTGTCCCGGATATGCTCGCTTAGAAGCCTGGCCAACCGTCGGGGATCTCCTTCCTTTATGTAGTGGCTATTCAACCACAATAATTTATCCATATCAAAGACACTGGCTGACTTGCTCAAGTTTTCCAAGGAAAACTTTTCAATCAGCTCTTCGCGGGAGAATATCTCTTCATCCCCATAGGCCCAGCCCAAACGTACCAGATAGTTGATCATGGCTTCAGGCAAAAAGCCCATTTCTTTGTATTTCATTACTGACGTAGCGCCGTGGCGCTTGGAAAGTTTTTTCTTGTCAGGCCCCAGAATCATGGGCACATGCCCAAAAAGAGGCACGTTAAGCTCCAAGGCCCTGTAGATGAGGATCTGTTTGGGGGTATTGTTGATATGATCGTCCCCGCGCAAAACATGGGTTACCCCCATAGTCGCATCATCCACCACCACGGCCAGGTTATAGGTAGGTGTGCCATCAGCTCTCTGGAGTACAAAATCATCCAATTCTTCATTATTTACAGCAATCGGTCCTTTGACCAGATCATGAAATGCTGTTTGGCCAGCCAAAGGGGCCTTTAAGCGAATAACCCGCCCAGGACCCGGGCCAAGATTTTTTTCCCGGCAGCGGCCATTGTATTTAGGCTTAAGGCCTTTGGCCCTTGCTTCTTCACGCATGGCATCCACTTCTTCAGGGGTACACTGGCAATAGTAGGCCTGGCCCGTGTCCACCAACTTCTGGATATATTCACGATATAGGT includes:
- a CDS encoding epoxyqueuosine reductase QueH encodes the protein MDKKRVLLHICCGPCAIYPLTWLKKQGYEVVGLYYNPNIHPLQEYVRRKQALQEVAARLEVKVIFKDEDYDPGLYLRQVVFREENRCFYCYQMRLERAAAIAKRGNFDYFTTTLLYSKFQKHDQIAGLGRDLAGSGKVQFLYVDFRQGWKQGIKISKEWKIYRQQYCGCIYSEFERYKKLLTGQ
- a CDS encoding DUF2905 domain-containing protein, translated to MGEWSEIGKLLIVFGLILIGIGLFLLFGDKLPLKLGHLPGDIVYERGNFKFYFPWVTCLVISIILTLIFSLWRR
- a CDS encoding radical SAM protein translates to MRFKYIFGPVLSSRLGKSLGVDLLGNKICNFDCLYCEVGKTEVHTTKRARYVPKEKIFTELKEWLELDLPEPDFITLGGQGEPCLNLELGEIIRGIKLIAPKIPVAVLTNGTLLGDAHVRKEISLADVVLPSLDTVVETEFKKLNRPCSGVSLKKIIAGLLTWRREFNGKVFLEILLIPGINDSLQNLEGLQKFCLQFKADRVDVVGMTRPGAYIKDCLLSKSAINKWQKVLGATTEPAQKIEGQKIKVRADEDIILASLTRRPQTKKDLALALSMGEEELSEILTRLENKGIVTKNYDSKNTKEFYTVDKR
- a CDS encoding Rne/Rng family ribonuclease, giving the protein MPSKQRKRKMFISVLPGEQIEVALAEDGRLQEYYVEMLHQSKTKGNIYKGKIHNIDPALQAAFINYGGPKNGFLQVDEVHPEYYHSDIKPLKGHKYPPLQRVLRPGQEILVQVVKEPTGNKGAFLTTYLSLPGRYFVLTPGREQLGISRKITNEKERERLRKIVEEFKLETGLGVIVRTASEGQSKASLSRDLQFLKRLWKEVRKRGVSESAPALIYEEKDLAFRAIRDYLTQDVAEVWVDHEETAEQVREFVSLIFPRRKKMVKFHSDTGKTLLERFNLEGQLAQIYSREVELPCGARLVFDQTEALMAVDINSGKIAGEKNFKEMAFKANLEAAEEIPHQLRLRDVGGQIVIDFIEMKDKKYIREVEKTLRAGLKSDKARTEMNPMSRFGLVQLVRQRLGISALSVTMQNCPHCQGTGMVRNLEWQAQQALKEIYRGLRRKNCPEPFEFKADPELALYLLNHKRDKLRDWEIKFERHVHIVPQKLS
- the gltX gene encoding glutamate--tRNA ligase, which produces MTKVITRFAPSPTGYLHIGGARTALFNWLLARKNGGEFILRIEDTDLERSREEMTQAILDAMDWLGLDYDQGPYFQSQRLDLYREYIQKLVDTGQAYYCQCTPEEVDAMREEARAKGLKPKYNGRCREKNLGPGPGRVIRLKAPLAGQTAFHDLVKGPIAVNNEELDDFVLQRADGTPTYNLAVVVDDATMGVTHVLRGDDHINNTPKQILIYRALELNVPLFGHVPMILGPDKKKLSKRHGATSVMKYKEMGFLPEAMINYLVRLGWAYGDEEIFSREELIEKFSLENLSKSASVFDMDKLLWLNSHYIKEGDPRRLARLLSEHIRDSHSDLDLTYLEKIVPLLQPRAKTIMEMADQAEFFLVADDQLQYDAKAVQKFLSDEARNHLQEIIRRLEQAETFDRQELENILAKYLEDANIKFKVIAQPIRVAITGRTASPGLFETMEVLGKERTIRRMKRALNRI
- the hemW gene encoding radical SAM family heme chaperone HemW → MLLYVHFPFCRKKCNYCAFFSQKLVPEMVQIYLTSLKNEIVFWSNEFNFPAISSIYFGGGTPSLLSSEILDRIINWINKYFHLAPALEFTLEANPESLDKKEKVSALRKIGVNRISLGIQSLNDEDLNFLGRVHTAKQAHTSFRLLREAGFANISLDFIWGLPGQTLPKWLGMLKKVVKLKPEHISCYALTIEPGTKLAQIKDKLTLPDENEQGKMYVYGGELLESEGYLQYEISNFARIGYSCRHNQGYWDGQDFLGLGPSAVSTIKDKRWQNPANIKDYQKLVEQKYKGLEYEFLDEKKKTNELVMLSLRTSKGLKLKTYRRLTGKNFVQEYATLVNLLHKNHLIRLCNGYLRLTKTGMLVSDTIIERFMEEA